In the genome of Crassostrea angulata isolate pt1a10 chromosome 6, ASM2561291v2, whole genome shotgun sequence, the window GATTTTTGATCGGTGACTTCGCCGGAATTTCCTTCGAAAGAGAATTTGAAGTAGCCATGTATTCCGAGTTCATAATCGTGTAAATTAAATCCAAAGACCATAAAAAGATGTTTATGAAtgtgaaaaaaactttttcacaGCCTCAGTTAAACCCTGTTGTGATTAATCACCCGCGACTGTCTTATCTTTAGAagttataaatacgggtgatgcaaacacatataccgtgcattgaaaattacaatcgaTAATCATTACATTTCTTGTTGATACTACAATAAGAAGGTAACTTGTAGTTATTTAATAACTCTGCCAAATTAATGCAAAaccgtttgtttacagttatcttcaaaactaaaaactgTTGTAATTGGGTCATAGGGTAGGACTAATTTCTCCAAAATACACAGTGcataaactgattttgtgtcacctggctaactcaattacaaaacattttatctatataatgtatgaatgcattaaataaaatgaaatttaacaaattggataagtttttaaaagttgctTATCATTCTACGACTGACGCTGAAATGTTTGTTGATCATTGGAATTGTCTTGCTAAACATTATATACTTGTGTACAGAAAAATCAAAAGGATGATGTGCTATAACTACTTTCTGGGGTCCTGtctcatttgataaattattttaaatctgcaacaattttggtatttttcaaacgagtaaataaaaacttctttttaaCAGTTCTGACACATTATAATTATGAGGATATCCgtgcattatcattattttaaagaaaatattgcagcagAAAATCATCTTGGTTTGTAGCCGTTTGTTGTTTTTGAGAGAATGTGAAATAATTAATGGGCCTTAGTACAGAACTGATACCTGTATGCCTGACAATACATTAAATTATATAGCTTTTTAACACatcatgtgacaacattttttagTCAAATGTtttcatcgatcaagtgagtaaggctATTTAAAAACGTCACACAAGTTTACATcaggtaaacaattatttaaggGAAGACCAATTAAGTTTTTACTGTAGCCTTAGCAACTTTTGCCACAGAGTTCAAACACTGCACACTGCCTTCCAGACTAGCTGGCGATTCTCTGTCCGTCAATCTTTGTTAACTTTCACATATGAGATACTAGTATCAGctgtgaaaatgaaatgtatctcATCTGCATGGTATATTCATAGAGCTTGGCATCTTAAATAAACACACTAAAAATATTCACTTAGATGtggaaaatgataattacacTAATTTAAGTTcgatatttgttttcataaataccAATATACCAAACAAGAAATATTGCAGGTAAATGGTAACTACCTTTTCCAGTATtttcatcatataaaataaatatgcattgcaTGGCCTCTAAGACAAcgtattaatgaaataaaatgttggcATCCTTtaattgtgtagattcaaaatgttcaaattatgattacaCACAATAAGCTAGGCCCACAATGGGTGCTGATTTTTTAACTGATATACGTCTTAGgtaatgtatgatttttttttcccccgccgcaacgcggagcggggacataaaaattccgtgtgtccgtccgtcacacttttttgtaagcactctcatgcctacaaatttcgacggattttcattaaatttataccaaatgtttatactactttTACCTtagtcaagttcgaaaatcagcattggtcgatacttttttgttggagttatgggacttaaaccacaataatgactccgttttatccaaaaattgaccttgtaagcgctctcatgcctacaaatttcgacggattttcattaaatttataccaaatgtttataccactattaccttggtcaagttcgaaaatcagcattggttgatactttttgttggagttatgggacttaaACCACAATAAtgaatcagccttggtcgatagactcgatactagtatactgcttgaccggcgggggacccaggaattctattcttgtttatcTTAAATGAGCTAATACTGTTCACATATGTGCAAAAACTGTAGGAAATAATATACCggtgttatatataattaatatatcgTAATATATTTTCACCCCTACccctttataaaatattgagttttaggtcagaaaattatcatggtacttaactttgctaaatattaaattttactgttcataattatttaaggacacacgagatgttcctcaattttatataattttccttgataaattattccttatttattaacatttaaacctgttaattcccaaaaattcaAGGTTTATTACCAGGCTATTTTTAGAGCtataatatttagaattttccttaaaatagcatcaaaatgcatttgaatgcttataaataaagtcatagtatatattttcaattgaacactttatatctaaataaaaaaagtatcatataacaggaaaatataattatggaattacttggtggaaatcttcacattgtggagataggaaaaaatagaaaataatggaagataggtcgcgtctgaTTGTAAATTAAGTGTGTTAAGTCAATGTAGTtcgccattgttgctcaggtgagcgatgtggcccatgggcctcttgttttgaaatcattttaaaattatgcacGGAGACTATTGCTAATTCAAATCatatattttgtagtttttGTGTGGATCAAACTGTCAACCAGGGAGAAAATTACTTTGGTTCGGTGATGATAAGGACAAGGATACTGACGGAGATGGTATCCCTGACCATCTTGATGACGATGATCACAACGATGGGATTCCCGATAGCAAAGACAACGACGACGATGGCGATGGAATAAGCGATGACAAACAATACTGCGACAAAGACGGGTGCACAACCTTGAAAGATTCCGATGGGGATGGAATTCCTGATCACCtggacgatgatgatgatggcgATGGGATTCCCGACGATAAGGAAAAAGACACAGATGGCGATGGGATTCCTGATTATTTGGATGATGATGACGATGGGGATGGGATTCCAGACGATAAAGACATTGATGATGATGGGAACGGGGTACCAGACAATATGGAGGACACAGATGGAGATGGAATCCCTGATCATTTGGATAAGGATGATGATGGAGATGGCATTCCAGATGACAAAGAGAAGGATACGGATGGTGACGGAATTCCAGACTATCTGGATGaagatgatgataatgatgggATCCGTGACTCCCAGGACAAAGACGATAATGGAAATGGTATTCCAGATCATTTAGAAGTCGACAGTGATGGAGATGGAATTCCAGATTACctcgatgatgatgatgataatgacgGGATCCCTGACCATTTGGACAAGGACGACAAAGAGAAAGACACTGATGGTGACGGAATTCCAGATTATCTGGATGATGACGATGATAATGATGGAATTCCTGACGTTGATGATGACGATGGCGATGGTATTCCTGATAAACTTGAAATTGATACAGATGGTGATGGGATACCAGATTACTtggataatgatgatgatgggGATGGAATTCCTGACTCTGAAGATAAAGACGATGATGGCGACGGAATTCCAGATGACAAGGAAAAAGATACAGACGGTGACGGTATCCCGGATTATCTGAATGATGATGAGGATGGAGATGGTATTCCAGATAGTGAAGACAAAGATGATGATGGGGATGGTATTCCTGATGACAAAGAAAAAGATACAGATGGAGATGGCATTCCAGATTATCTCGATAATGATGACGATGGTGATGGAATTCCAGATAGTTTAGAcaatgatgatgatggtgaCGGTATAACTGATGATAAGGAAAAAGACACTTATGGAGATGGAATTTCAGATTACTTAGATGATGATGAGGATAATGATGGAATTCCAGACTCAGAGGATGATGATGCCGATGGAAATGGCATTCCTGATTACAAGGAAAAAGACACGGATGGTTATGGTATTCTAGACTACTTAGATGACGATGATGGTAATGACGGAATACCTGATCATcttgaatttgtatttgattttgAGTCCTCTGATGAGGAATGGAAACCTAAAAAGGATGACTGTATTGAATCTGATGAATCTGATGAGGTTTTTTCTGATACAAAATGTATTCGGCCATTCCTATCAAAGGTACAGATAACATACTGTTACTTTAGtgttcttattttttctttcttttctcattcttttttttccccAGTCTTTGTGTAATTTTTTAGAGACACTTGGTCCATTATTTTGAAACTTGAAGTGATTTGGGGGTGGCGGCAAAATAAGATAATTGTAAAAATGACTGTAATATTGAACACAAAGGCATTTTATTTCGATCTTTTTTAAGGATGGGACATCAAAAGTCAAGATTGTTGCTGAAGGAGATGCATGTGTTAGTGAAACAGGTATGTGAATACTGCATACAGGATTATTTTTTCGCACCATGTTAATTTCGCCTTTTGCCACTTATTCTATCTATTAGTCCGTGACTAACGGACTAAGGTTAGAGTCGAACCCTGGCATGTGTATATAACCTTATCCCTTTCTTCAAGTTTCAGTTGCACCTGTTGTAAAACATGGAACAAAGCGTGTATATGACAAAAGGCATGCTTGTTTCTTTTGTGGTGACACTTTCTCCAAGATATCATCTCATCTGCAAATGAAACATTCAGGAGAAAAATTAGTAGCcgaaattttggctaaaaagaAAGGAGGAAAGGATAGAAAATTGCTTTGGAAGAAACTAAGAAATATGGGAGACTTTCattataatataaaaagaattacagaaaaaaaaggACACTTGATTGTTGAAAGACGACCAACAACTGAAAAGGATTCAAATGAATTTCTTCCCTGTCCCcattgtttgggtttttttgtaagAAGTGAACTTTGGAGGCATGCTAAAGAATGCCCTTTTCGATGTCAGAATAATGAAGAAGAAAAGCCTTTGGTCTATTCAGCCCAGATACTGCTTTACTCAAACTTGCATGAAAATTCAGATTTGCAGGAGAACATTCAGGAAATATTAACAggaatgaaatctgatggtgTCTTGAAGGCAATACAGTCTGACAACAGTTTGATGTCCTTTGGATCTGCTATGCTGAAAAGAGTGGGAAGAGGAAGATTACCTAATGTCAGACAAAAGTTACGACAGCTGGGACGACTTTTAGTGTCATTAAGGTGCTTGTCAACAGAGGCAGCTGTATTTACTGATTTCATCAAACCAAAGGAGTTCGACAGAGTAGTAGatgctgttaaaaaaataagttcaaACCCTTCAGAGATTACAGAAAAAGGATGTCAGAAATACAGCCTTCCCTCCCTTGCTCTAAAACTTGGACATTCTTTGAAAAGATTAGCTGAGGTAATAAGAGGAAGGGCAATACGAGATGGTGATGATGAGAGACGAAAAGATGTAGAAAACTTTATCTTATTGCATGACACTGAATGGGCTGACAAAATAAGTAGCCATGCCAGACAAACAATTGCTGAGAGGAAGTACAATGAACCAGACATATTGCCATTAACCTGTGACATAGTAAAACTGAAAGACTTCCTTCTTCATGAAATTGTCAGGCTGAGTGAATTACTGTTGAAAGACATAAATGCTGTCAACTGGAGAAACTTGGCAATGGTTGTTTTATGTAGAATTACGATATTTAACAAGCGCCGAGGGGGAGAGACCAGTCAGATGAAACTATCGGCTTACGTAAACAGAAAAACTGGAGAATGGAAGGATGCCGAAAATCTGGAAATAATATCCACTTTATCACCAATTGAAAAGAAACTGATGGACAGGTAAATATGATTATTGAGTGtctcaatattttaaaacagttttggCTTATTTTTGACAACAATCATTGGACAAACATTTCTACAACATAATGTAACAATTAACGCCTattgtattttcatttgttttgtttttggatgGATTTCAGGCTACAGCTTGTAGAAATAGTTGGAAAGAAGAACAGAAAAGTCCCTGTTTTGCTAACTAAAGACATGTGGAATGCATTAGACTTGCTTAACAGCAAAAGGAATGCCATTGGAGTTCCTCTTCAAAACCCTTTCCTGTTTGCTGCACCATCTTCCAAGTCTGGGCACTTGAAATGTTGGGATTCCCTCAAATGGATAACAAACAGAGTGGATTTAAAGAATCCTGAACTTATTACTACAACTAATATGAGAAAATACATCGCAACAGTTTCACAGGTACACATGTAAATCGCCTCTTGCTCGTGAGaacttttttttgcataattaCTCAAAATACTGTAGTCTGCTTGCAAAATTATAGGACAGCAGGACTAAGttttttagtcccctaccggtttcaccggaggggactatagctttcctctgcgtccgtctgtctgtctgtccgtccgtctgtctgtcccacttcagttttccactgttttttttctttatgcgttggACGAatgatatgaaacttgctgagcagcttcaaaatatcaaactacagatcaagtttacacttttgtagcgtctggttgacatattttcaagaaaattaattttttatattccatttttgtaatgttcgggttcgttattggGCTCGGTGTTTAtcaaataaacgaggaaagtatgttgtcagtaataatatcatgcattacttggaccattccttttattgtttctaacaaacaaataagttctgttaAATACtatcaagcattgtgttgtaaatttaatcgacagggttttttgtattattacaatcgggttcgttatcgggttggtctgttgagacggtaagaaatgatattctgcataacagtgcattgttttcacaaatttctacaaaccggtaggggacgtgtattgcttatgcgatactctcagaatgcttgttcagATGAGTTTTGTGGCCCATGTGCCTCTTATGTGACCATTCTGACTGAATGTGTATATACTTATGGCATTATCATATGGTTCAGTTTTCTGGTATTTTGATACTAtctgcttgaaaagtaggggtGTATAGAGATGGGGATGTCTGTCAGTAACACATGAGGGAAGTCAGCTATTAACAAAATTCTTCCTGTATCACTGAAACATTTAATAGAAGCTCTTTTAAAAAGTGCCATTTGTACCCTGTTTTATGTTTGGATAGGAAAACTATTTGGTGTTTTCAATAGTAAAACATAAATGCAGGGTCTGCcattttttcaataatgttGATGGTACCCATTTCTTATCTGCAACTCCTTGATCTTATATCGctgaataaaattataaaaaatttcacAATGTTTATTAATTACTTTGTAacctaattttattttttgaactgGACAAATACTTGTTGTTTACcatttccaaaaaaataaaaatttaaaaactttaccATTATACAGGAGAAGATGGCAGGGTATTGTTGTGTGAACTCTGTGTTCATAGTACCTTTAGTGTGTAAGCCTACCAGATGAACccttaatgttatttttatttaagatagTTGATCTGGATTCCAAGAACGAGCTAGAATGGCTGGCAAACCATATGGGGCACACCCTTTCCGTACATAGGAAGTACTACAGACTCCAAGAACAAACTCTTGAGCTCGCAAAGGTCAGCAAATTGTTGATTGCTGCAGATTGTGGAATGGTCCATAGATATGCTGGAAAAACTCTGGATGATATCACATTGGAAGGTATACAAAATTTGATTTCGTATTGCTCTGAAATCCCCACGTGGTTTTAAGAGTGAAGCATAAAATTGACAagaagtattatttttatatttgtcatGACAAATGTTCAAAAAAGGCAATTTGTATTTCAGAAATACAGTTAGATAAGTCTGAAGAGGAGGATTGTGATGAGCAAGACTGTTCTTCATCAGAGGTTTgtacaattttctttaaaatactttaaCTTTTTTCATGCCATCAGTATATTATGTTCAACTGTTACCATCAGGATGTCAAAACACATCTTGTAAAATGCAGATCAAGGCCTCTCTGGGTTATAATAACCCCAAGATATCAAATGATCAATATATCATGAAAATTACTGAGATCCCCACCCTAAATCATATGCATTATTGTTCCTTGTGTAATGGCAAGTCTTGTTAAAATTGCAGTTGAAATTAGAATTGAGTatacatatctttaaaaaatatccaaaacACTATTTAATCAgttttcacaattaaaaaaaaaaagaaacttgatTTTTTAGTGTATTTCAGTAATGgtacaaaaaatatttcctaaaattttaagaaatttttaacAGTTTATCAGAGGAAGTTGAATATTGTTGATAAGTATTGCCAGAATGATTTGAAATCCATGCTACAGATCTGATTTTAGTATTGCTTGGTAGTTGATGGTACAAGCACAttacctgggttttttttatttcaacagtgTTGTCATGGTTGcaaaaaatttttgttaaaatttcaaaatgccAGTAACCCTCTTACAGTTTTTCTCAGATATCAGTAAGATTAGATACATAAGTGGATTGTTCAAAATATGTAATCATATTGGGTTTTTGACAAATGATGTTGCCATGGTTATggaaacaaaaatttatattacatttttttaaaaatgtcattccTTGTATAGTTTTGGTCTATGTTACATAAGTAGACAATATATAGATGCATCTTTCCTCATTGTAAGTACTGTATACACCTGTAAAGCCACAGTCTCAGCAGATATTTCTTGGTTTTTTAAGGAGTGTCAGGAGAGGACCCCCCCAAAAATAAAGGACAGTAAACAAAAGCAGAAGGAACAAAAGCAAAGCGAGAAAGGTAAATTCCTAGAAATGCCTTGAAGAAAActtatatttcaaatgatatcCTAAATCGGAAAATTATAGTTCGTTTCACTCATATTTTTTGTAGATACGGAATATGTTTGCAGTAATGCAAAGAAATGTACCAGAAGGCCATGGAAAGAGGAAGATAAACAAGCATTAAGAACATCAtttcatcaacattttacacTATGTTGTCCTCCAAGTAAGAGTGATGTAATGCTACAGGGAAGGAAGTCGGACAGAGTTAGAAAGTTAATCGAAGAGAGAGGGTGGACTGCTGTGAAGTATTATGTTTGGAATCTAGTGCAACAACATAAAAAAAGGGGCCAAAATATGACAAATGCCAaggaacaaaaaaattaattgtgtcTCGggccaaattttgaaattctggtAAAGcaggcaaatttttttttttttactatcatcTTATGTTTTCAGTCATCAGCAGGTTGTCAAACTGATGCAATATTAAGGGTTTTACTTTTTGCTTGGTTTTAACCATACAGTAAAACAGGCAGCCAAGTAGCTGGAACAGATAATTGCTTTTTTGAgcataattcattttattcatcAAGTGTTTAATATATTGAAAAGTCAAGAGAAATGAAATCACTATGCTAAAAGAGTCAAATCATTATTGGaatattttactgtaatttgaCCTCATATACATTTCCATTAGTTTAACTTGCATACTTGGTAATGAAACACCAATTGAACATGTGTTATTAgtatgtttgaataaaaaatgtaaatcaaattttcaGTTCCATCATTTGATAAGTACAAAAGACATGAACAGTCTAGCGAAGAAAATGAGAGATGGTAAAGTTTATTTTATAGTCAAAAGATGACTGAAATTGTTGTAAAATTCCCATTATCCATGTTATTAGATTAATTGCACAGAGCAATTATAACTTGGAAGATTTCTGAGCTGCGTttaacaaaagaacttacgaccaATTTAATAAGTGCTAGTTAATCACAAACTAATCAATAGTTTATTCTTATGGCTGAAAAACATAATTATgggaattaaaatatttgtaaacacaTGGTTTATGGCAATTTTGTTCATTACAGATCATTTTTTGAGACTGTAATTATTTAcaactttgtcgtaagttcttttgtaaaatgcaaccCTGAAGTTCAATATGAGGATAAGAGAATGACAAATTGTAACAGagaattgaaaatgcatgagaTGCAAGTATCCAGTCATGGAGAAAGAGAGACAGTATTAAGATTATTTAGTTAATGGACAGAGGGGAGGTGCCATTGATAATAGTTTATAACTAGAGTATGCAGAAACGTCAACACTAGTAGAAATTTTCAGAGAGAAAATATTAAACAGAGGGAATACTTGGtgagaaaatatacataaacaaTGTGGGGAATATTTAGTGAGAATGGAGAATgtatatggggggggggggtatacattgAGAGAATAACTGAATAAACAGTATAGGGAATATTAAGTGAGGAAACATGTCAACAGTATGGGAAGTAATAAATAAGAAATTCAGTAAGAAAACATATAATCAGTATGGGGAATATTCAGTGAGAAAATATTGTGGGGAGTATTCAGTGAGAAAATATTGTGGGGAGTATTCAGTGAGAAAATATTGTGGGGAGTATTCagtgagaaaaaatataaaaacagtaTGGGGAATATTCAGTGAGAAAACATTGTGGGCAATATTCAGTgagaaaatgtattataaaacaGTACGGGGAATATTCAgtgagaaaaaatatataaacagtaCGGGGAATATTCAGTGAgagaatatatataaacagtacGGGGAATATTCAGTGAGAAAATATTGTGGGGAGTATTCAGTGAGAAAATATTGTGGGGAGTATTCagtgagaaaaaatataaaaacagtaTGGGGAATATTCAGTGAGAAAACATTGTGGGCAATATTCAGTgagaaaatgtattataaaacaGTACGGGGAATATTCAgtgagaaaaaatatataaacagtaCGGGGAATATTCAGTGAgagaatatatataaacagtacggggaatattcagtgagaaaatatatataaacagtatGGGGAATATTCAGTGAGAAAACAGTATGAGGAATAAACCGGGTAAATCGGCGAGATAGTTTGAAAACGGACTTGGATAATGAGAATATTGTAATAGAAGTCTAAAGCAATTTTGaggatttaaaaagaaaaaatggatGAGAGTGATGTCCAGAACAGTATGAGGAAAGCTTAGTGAGAATGAACGCCTGGATTGCGAGGACCGTagttttttctaaattaaaataatttgatcCAATGTATCTGTTATACCGGCTATATATTTGTaggaatttatatattttaaaataaatgaaaataacattacagtaatataaatgaaatcaaaCTATATAAGACACTGAACACTGTTGTGAAAGGATATATGTATTCTATACATTCAGAGGGGTTCCGAATTTCATTTCCTCTTTATTCTGTGAGAAAAATTATTTCCCCATATACAAAAACTCCCAAAAGACATTGTTAAAGGCAAGCAATCAAGATATGCAAGAGGTGTTTACATTCATAGACCTTTgtttaataatgatatattataattattttaaacaaagtgTAGGAAAGAGGTTTCCCCATAGAACTGGTGTATGACCCATTCCTCTTAATACAGGAAAGTcgggtaagagagagagagagagtgtgtgtgtgtgtgtgtaaaattattttcaaatgggatATAATCCTGGAAATAATTTTTATGCTTGAAGAGATCATGGTTGGACAGTGCATTCTTTTTAGTGCATTCATTTTTGCTTTTAAGGGTGTATGTCTGTTCTCTATTCTAATAGAACACAGCAAATAGAAGGGTGGTGATTGGGGTGTATATCACCTCTtaaaacaatagattgttttgatacttagattatcctgggggcattgtgtgttgttgacacattcttCACAGTAAAGAATTCATTGAATGAACAGTCAACTAATTGGAGtacaacactcttaaaatgttatgaaattgtgttgaTATAGCAAGttatatttatttgacaatttaagaatggatttttctcttttttttcacaTGCTTAATCAtacaactaaaatatttttatctcaaaaattaattttcttctctaaaacaattttcaattattaataaatacaatttcagtTATTCAATTCATCACGATTTTACAAATGAACATGCATAGAAAAgtatagtaatgcaaagtaatgccaagtaatgccagcattacactcgATTTTtggaagtaatgcattacattaccattacttgtaatgctaaaattgtggcattacacattactagcattactttgaaaatatgtaatgcattgcaatgcattaccattacattcagcattaccccaagcctggttGACATGTATAAAAACAGTAGCAGgcattttaatgaaacttaGTAAAAGCACCACCCCATTacttcatttcttaattattatcttaagaactttaaaattattaaaaattgatttcttttgtgatctctctctctctttctctctctctctctctctctctctctctctctctctctctctctatatatatatatatatataaaggggAATGGTCAAGAATTTGGTAAAAgattatttttccatttttaattgtttacaatgcatcAGCAAGGCAATTTTAATAAACCTCCTGTTAAAAGGAAGCCATTTAGAGACCATCTTTTTCTtgtcgtttttaagcatttataaacaatatcaaGCCACAATAATGTAATTTCATTtatgttttaatgtaaacacatgtactttaaacaACCTTACTTTTTATCAGTAAAGCACATTTTagcaatttttttctgataaattaAGCTATATAATGTCTCTAGCGGAATCCATCACAttcatgaaaattcatgaaaatgaacaaaaatacaCGAAAACACTAATGACTGTTACTTACGTTTATGGGAATGTAGATTCAAGGGTTACGGTGACCCGAGATATCCACGAAAATGGAGCCACCTGAAAATAATAGGACTCTACAATCACAGGTATTTCAGCATAGCAAGACAATTTACCCTATCTTTATATATCctgtaaaattttgacattgcGTATTTTCAAGAACCAGAATGgaaattaacaatattttacatgGATAACCTCTGTATAcgaaatttacattttctactTTTGCTGTTAAGAAAACAGAAATGCCAACACACAAACGAAAAAGGTAGAATTTATGGGTGTGTTCTCCGAACGCCTACTcctca includes:
- the LOC128188280 gene encoding uncharacterized protein LOC128188280, whose protein sequence is MEDTDGDGIPDHLDKDDDGDGIPDDKEKDTDGDGIPDYLDEDDDNDGIRDSQDKDDNGNGIPDHLEVDSDGDGIPDYLDDDDDNDGIPDHLDKDDKEKDTDGDGIPDYLDDDDDNDGIPDVDDDDGDGIPDKLEIDTDGDGIPDYLDNDDDGDGIPDSEDKDDDGDGIPDDKEKDTDGDGIPDYLNDDEDGDGIPDSEDKDDDGDGIPDDKEKDTDGDGIPDYLDNDDDGDGIPDSLDNDDDGDGITDDKEKDTYGDGISDYLDDDEDNDGIPDSEDDDADGNGIPDYKEKDTDGYGILDYLDDDDGNDGIPDHLEFVFDFESSDEEWKPKKDDCIESDESDEVFSDTKCIRPFLSKDGTSKVKIVAEGDACVSETVSVAPVVKHGTKRVYDKRHACFFCGDTFSKISSHLQMKHSGEKLVAEILAKKKGGKDRKLLWKKLRNMGDFHYNIKRITEKKGHLIVERRPTTEKDSNEFLPCPHCLGFFVRSELWRHAKECPFRCQNNEEEKPLVYSAQILLYSNLHENSDLQENIQEILTGMKSDGVLKAIQSDNSLMSFGSAMLKRVGRGRLPNVRQKLRQLGRLLVSLRCLSTEAAVFTDFIKPKEFDRVVDAVKKISSNPSEITEKGCQKYSLPSLALKLGHSLKRLAEVIRGRAIRDGDDERRKDVENFILLHDTEWADKISSHARQTIAERKYNEPDILPLTCDIVKLKDFLLHEIVRLSELLLKDINAVNWRNLAMVVLCRITIFNKRRGGETSQMKLSAYVNRKTGEWKDAENLEIISTLSPIEKKLMDRLQLVEIVGKKNRKVPVLLTKDMWNALDLLNSKRNAIGVPLQNPFLFAAPSSKSGHLKCWDSLKWITNRVDLKNPELITTTNMRKYIATVSQIVDLDSKNELEWLANHMGHTLSVHRKYYRLQEQTLELAKVSKLLIAADCGMVHRYAGKTLDDITLEEIQLDKSEEEDCDEQDCSSSEECQERTPPKIKDSKQKQKEQKQSEKDTEYVCSNAKKCTRRPWKEEDKQALRTSFHQHFTLCCPPSKSDVMLQGRKSDRVRKLIEERGWTAVKYYVWNLVQQHKKRGQNMTNAKEQKN